One Actinospica robiniae DSM 44927 genomic region harbors:
- a CDS encoding GAF and ANTAR domain-containing protein, which translates to MTREQQLAEAFVEAADTLVDDFDVIEFLHTLAQRCVTLLEIDAAGLMLSDQRGILHATAASAENARLLELFELQSDAGPCLDAFRTGEPVVNADLHTNEHRWPRFAEAAEATGYVSVHALPLRLRSTVIGALNLFCAQPGPLSDEDIRTGQALADIATIGILAQRNIHQAELLTTQLQNALNSRIVIEQAKGVLAGHHRITVDEAFTLLRVYARSHNRRLSDLARDVAVQDPAVSELLSSRSAPATLTDAD; encoded by the coding sequence ATGACTCGTGAACAGCAGCTCGCCGAAGCCTTCGTCGAGGCGGCCGACACCCTGGTCGACGACTTCGACGTCATCGAATTCCTCCACACCCTCGCCCAGCGCTGCGTGACGCTGCTGGAGATCGACGCCGCAGGCCTTATGCTCTCGGACCAGCGCGGCATCCTGCACGCGACCGCGGCCTCGGCGGAAAACGCCCGCCTGCTCGAACTCTTCGAACTGCAGTCCGACGCAGGCCCCTGTCTCGACGCCTTCCGCACCGGCGAGCCCGTCGTCAACGCCGACCTGCACACCAACGAGCACCGATGGCCCCGCTTCGCCGAAGCGGCCGAGGCCACCGGCTACGTCTCCGTCCACGCCCTGCCGCTGCGCCTGCGCTCCACCGTGATCGGCGCCCTGAACCTGTTCTGTGCCCAACCCGGGCCGCTCAGCGACGAAGACATCCGCACCGGCCAGGCCCTCGCCGACATCGCCACCATCGGCATCCTGGCCCAGCGCAACATCCACCAGGCCGAGTTGCTCACCACCCAACTCCAGAACGCCTTGAACAGCCGGATCGTCATCGAGCAGGCCAAGGGCGTACTGGCCGGACACCACCGCATAACCGTCGACGAGGCTTTCACGCTGCTGCGCGTATACGCCCGCAGCCACAATCGCCGACTGTCCGACCTCGCCCGCGACGTGGCCGTGCAGGACCCCGCCGTCAGCGAGCTCCTCTCCAGCCGGTCCGCTCCCGCCACACTGACCGACGCCGATTGA
- a CDS encoding ANTAR domain-containing protein gives MLSKQMTAVLALLGGAGERAAGPAAAAAAAAAAALGVDGIAAGMGTGPAGVVLAWGQREASAALEDAQFTLGQGPCAEAVAAGAPILIPDLAAAAARWPAFTPAAAALGVGALFAFPLQIGAISVGVLLAHRSATGPMSPQQFADALGLADAVTVLLVHHANPGTDPADALPDAPHPGRAAPATYRAQVHQATGMISVQLDVGLAEALARLRAHAYAQDRSVADLADDVVARRLRFHRSDP, from the coding sequence GTGCTGAGCAAGCAGATGACCGCGGTGCTCGCGCTGCTCGGCGGCGCCGGGGAGCGGGCCGCCGGACCGGCCGCCGCGGCTGCAGCGGCGGCCGCCGCTGCGCTGGGTGTCGACGGGATCGCGGCCGGGATGGGCACGGGACCTGCGGGCGTGGTGCTGGCCTGGGGCCAGCGGGAGGCCTCCGCCGCGCTGGAGGACGCGCAGTTCACCCTCGGCCAGGGCCCGTGTGCCGAAGCCGTGGCCGCCGGAGCACCGATCCTGATACCCGACCTGGCCGCCGCAGCCGCACGCTGGCCCGCGTTCACCCCGGCCGCCGCGGCGCTGGGCGTCGGCGCGCTCTTCGCGTTCCCGCTCCAGATCGGGGCGATCAGCGTCGGGGTGCTCCTGGCCCATCGCAGCGCCACCGGGCCGATGTCCCCCCAGCAGTTCGCCGACGCCCTCGGCCTGGCCGACGCGGTCACCGTGCTGCTGGTGCACCACGCGAACCCCGGCACCGACCCAGCTGACGCCCTACCAGACGCGCCGCATCCGGGCCGGGCAGCGCCCGCCACCTACCGCGCACAGGTGCACCAGGCCACCGGAATGATCAGCGTGCAGCTGGATGTGGGCCTGGCCGAAGCCCTGGCACGGCTGCGCGCCCACGCCTACGCCCAGGATCGCTCCGTGGCCGACCTCGCCGACGACGTGGTCGCCCGCCGCCTGCGCTTCCACCGGTCCGACCCGTGA
- a CDS encoding slipin family protein: MIILIVIVAALCLLGFALSAKIVKQYEQGVLFRLGRVLGARKPGFRMIIPFVDVLHRVSLRIITMPIQSQGIITRDNVSVDVSAVAYFRVVDAIKSVVAIENVHAAIDQIAQTTLRKVVGRHTLDETLSETDRINLDIRQILDVSTVEWGVEVTLVELKDIQLPESMKRAMARQAEAEREKRAKIISAEGESLAAAALGDASDTMMAHPLALQLRNLQSLVEIGVDKNTTIVFPAPLMTTIAELGAFLAREKTAAGPAVAVSPVIAAGAPPAAATINGIPDAGK, translated from the coding sequence CTGATCATCCTCATCGTGATCGTCGCGGCATTGTGCCTGCTCGGGTTCGCCCTGTCCGCGAAGATCGTCAAGCAATACGAGCAGGGCGTGCTCTTCCGGCTCGGACGCGTGCTCGGGGCGCGCAAGCCCGGCTTCCGGATGATCATCCCGTTCGTCGACGTCCTGCACCGCGTCTCGCTGCGGATCATCACCATGCCGATCCAGTCCCAGGGCATCATCACCCGCGACAACGTCAGCGTGGACGTCTCCGCAGTCGCCTACTTCCGCGTCGTGGACGCGATCAAGTCAGTGGTGGCGATCGAGAACGTGCACGCGGCGATCGACCAGATCGCCCAGACCACGCTGCGGAAGGTCGTGGGCCGGCACACGCTGGACGAGACCCTGTCCGAGACCGACCGAATCAACCTCGACATCCGCCAGATCCTGGACGTCAGCACCGTCGAATGGGGCGTGGAGGTGACCCTGGTCGAGCTCAAGGACATCCAGCTGCCCGAGAGCATGAAGCGCGCCATGGCCCGCCAGGCGGAGGCCGAGCGGGAGAAGCGGGCAAAGATCATCAGTGCCGAAGGCGAGTCCCTGGCCGCGGCGGCGCTCGGCGACGCCTCGGACACCATGATGGCCCACCCCCTCGCCCTGCAACTGCGCAACCTGCAGAGCCTGGTGGAGATCGGCGTGGACAAGAACACCACCATCGTCTTCCCTGCTCCGCTGATGACCACCATCGCCGAACTCGGCGCGTTCCTTGCCCGAGAGAAGACCGCCGCCGGCCCCGCCGTCGCGGTTTCCCCGGTCATCGCAGCCGGCGCGCCGCCGGCCGCCGCCACGATCAACGGCATTCCCGATGCAGGGAAGTGA
- a CDS encoding PRC-barrel domain-containing protein: protein MTRDPTRQFTIGSPVRCSDGVCGQLSRVVIEPVDRVLTHLIVKPDHRQNASRLIPLDVVRFPRRGRPDEIVLRCSLAEFETFERALETHFLAGASGHWGYRQEQMLTWPHYRLGLGGGLARGADASDVRTGAERSILGGGATRTPARDRVPVRGIQVRRGDRVQALDGPIGRVQGLIVDRTDHQVTHVLLDESHLWDQKRVAIPIGAVIDMKHAVRLDLTKDQVRNLPPVELDVQE from the coding sequence ATGACGAGAGACCCTACGAGACAGTTCACCATCGGCAGCCCGGTCCGGTGCAGCGACGGGGTATGCGGGCAGCTGAGTCGCGTGGTCATCGAGCCGGTGGACCGCGTCCTGACCCATCTGATCGTGAAACCGGACCACCGGCAGAACGCTTCCCGCCTCATCCCCCTCGACGTGGTGCGATTCCCGCGCCGAGGCAGGCCCGACGAGATCGTGTTGCGCTGTTCCCTCGCCGAGTTCGAGACCTTCGAACGCGCGCTCGAGACGCACTTCCTCGCCGGCGCGAGCGGTCACTGGGGCTACCGGCAGGAACAGATGCTCACCTGGCCGCACTACCGGCTCGGCCTCGGAGGTGGCCTGGCCAGGGGAGCTGACGCCTCGGACGTACGTACCGGCGCGGAGCGATCGATCCTCGGCGGCGGCGCGACCCGCACGCCCGCTCGCGATCGCGTACCCGTCCGCGGCATCCAGGTACGCCGTGGCGATCGCGTTCAGGCCCTCGACGGGCCGATCGGCCGGGTCCAGGGCCTGATCGTGGACCGTACAGACCACCAGGTGACCCACGTGCTGCTCGATGAGAGCCACCTGTGGGACCAGAAGAGGGTGGCCATCCCGATCGGCGCGGTCATCGACATGAAGCACGCTGTCCGGCTCGACCTCACCAAGGACCAAGTGCGCAACCTGCCTCCGGTCGAACTCGACGTCCAGGAGTGA
- a CDS encoding LemA family protein has translation MFAVTVIVIVLLVVALVAVAGYNSLVKKRNRTKEAWSQIDVELKRRHDLIPNLVASVKGYAAHESGTFEAVTASRAAAISAGAGTNPAAIASAENALSSSLRSLFAVTENYPALRAQEGFLGLQEQLATSEDKLEYARRHYNTSVRDYNTATQSFPRTVLASPFGFRPFEFFETAADRETPVVDFAAPSGSTAN, from the coding sequence ATGTTCGCTGTCACCGTCATCGTCATCGTCCTGCTGGTTGTGGCACTGGTGGCCGTCGCCGGCTACAACAGCCTGGTCAAGAAGCGCAACCGCACCAAGGAGGCCTGGTCCCAGATCGATGTGGAGCTCAAGCGCCGGCACGATCTGATCCCGAACCTGGTGGCGAGCGTGAAAGGCTACGCGGCGCACGAGAGCGGCACGTTCGAGGCGGTTACCGCGTCGCGGGCGGCTGCGATCAGTGCTGGCGCCGGCACGAACCCGGCCGCCATCGCGAGCGCCGAGAACGCGTTGAGCAGTTCACTGCGCTCGCTGTTCGCGGTGACCGAGAACTACCCGGCGCTGCGCGCGCAGGAAGGCTTCCTGGGATTGCAGGAGCAGCTCGCCACCAGCGAGGACAAGCTCGAATACGCCAGGCGCCACTACAACACCAGCGTCCGCGATTACAACACCGCGACGCAGTCCTTCCCCCGGACCGTGCTGGCCAGTCCCTTCGGGTTCCGTCCGTTCGAGTTCTTCGAAACCGCCGCCGATCGGGAGACCCCGGTCGTCGACTTCGCCGCGCCGAGCGGCTCGACGGCGAACTGA
- a CDS encoding inorganic diphosphatase, producing MEFDVTIEIPAGSRNKYEMDHARGRIRLDRMLFTATRYPADYGYVDGTLGSDGEPLDALVLNGEPIFPGVVIRVRALGMFRMSDESGRDDKVLCVPATDPRVAHLRELEDVSEFDRLEFAHFFEVYKALEPGKSVDGASWADRAAAETEIVTSRERVARSTPRTGDPGTDPAT from the coding sequence ATGGAGTTCGACGTCACCATCGAGATACCGGCCGGTTCGCGCAACAAGTACGAGATGGACCACGCGCGCGGCCGGATACGCCTGGACCGGATGCTGTTCACCGCGACCCGCTACCCGGCGGACTACGGGTACGTTGACGGGACGCTGGGCTCGGACGGAGAGCCGCTGGACGCGCTGGTGCTCAACGGCGAGCCGATCTTCCCCGGCGTGGTCATCCGGGTCCGTGCACTCGGGATGTTCCGGATGAGCGACGAGTCCGGCCGCGACGACAAGGTCCTGTGCGTGCCGGCCACGGACCCGCGCGTGGCCCACCTGCGTGAGCTTGAGGACGTGTCGGAGTTCGACCGGTTGGAGTTCGCCCATTTCTTCGAGGTCTACAAGGCGCTGGAGCCGGGCAAGTCCGTCGACGGCGCCTCGTGGGCCGACCGGGCCGCGGCCGAAACCGAGATCGTCACCTCCCGCGAACGCGTCGCGCGATCGACTCCGCGCACCGGCGATCCCGGGACCGACCCGGCAACGTAA
- a CDS encoding ANTAR domain-containing protein, which yields MPLPPESGRELDQAVQNAAVEHRRAARAAEIAIRHEAQMETATEEMRGFHGRMAAVHRQVEQQHRTAARIHSVHADRLRRWHEGSVDPQVQPRFMAAVAETLGAAGAALTLFGPDEAETLAAASDPASRTAQGLEFTLGEGPARETVRLCRPIIAAGMQMAQIWPIYGPAVEQLGIRAVAAVPVAAAGARLGALTIFDPPRAHGPDLETFQAAAVTLAVSLLPPWSAPDADQPVGRPPFLEQGDPCAVVNQAAGMVSVQCRCSAADALALIRAHAFAENRPVDDVAAAIIDRTLRLN from the coding sequence ATGCCCCTCCCGCCTGAATCTGGCCGGGAACTCGACCAAGCGGTGCAGAACGCGGCTGTCGAGCACCGCCGCGCCGCGCGTGCCGCCGAGATCGCCATCCGGCATGAGGCACAGATGGAAACGGCCACCGAGGAGATGCGGGGATTCCACGGGCGCATGGCGGCCGTGCACCGCCAAGTCGAGCAGCAGCACCGAACCGCGGCCCGGATCCACAGCGTCCATGCCGACCGGCTGCGCCGCTGGCACGAGGGATCCGTCGACCCGCAGGTCCAGCCCAGGTTCATGGCGGCCGTCGCAGAGACCCTCGGTGCGGCGGGCGCCGCGCTCACATTGTTCGGGCCCGATGAGGCCGAAACCCTTGCCGCGGCCTCTGACCCGGCCAGCAGGACTGCCCAGGGCCTCGAGTTCACCCTCGGCGAGGGGCCGGCCCGTGAAACGGTGAGGCTGTGCCGCCCGATCATCGCCGCCGGCATGCAGATGGCGCAGATATGGCCGATCTACGGTCCCGCCGTGGAGCAACTGGGCATCCGTGCGGTCGCGGCCGTCCCGGTCGCGGCAGCCGGTGCCCGCCTGGGAGCCCTCACCATCTTCGACCCGCCGCGGGCCCACGGCCCGGATCTGGAGACGTTCCAAGCGGCCGCGGTCACTCTGGCCGTGTCGCTGCTACCCCCGTGGAGCGCACCCGATGCCGATCAACCCGTGGGCCGGCCGCCGTTTCTCGAGCAGGGCGATCCGTGTGCCGTGGTGAACCAGGCCGCCGGCATGGTGTCGGTGCAATGCCGCTGCAGCGCCGCGGACGCGCTCGCTCTGATCAGAGCGCACGCCTTCGCAGAGAACCGGCCGGTGGACGATGTGGCCGCCGCGATCATCGACCGCACGCTTCGCCTGAACTGA
- a CDS encoding CheR family methyltransferase yields the protein MTADDVAPDPEPGGDLEELLVFIRESRGFDFAGYKRSTLGRRIRKRMADARIGDYADYRDRLEADAEEFRALFNTILINVTGFTRDAEAWAYLQREVLPELIAARGADEEIRVWSAGCSSGQEPYSLAILFAEVLGVEECARRVKIYGTDVDEEALREARSGLYSAKALEPLAPELRAKYFEPNGSQFAFRPDLRRRVIFGRHDITRDAPISRLDLLVCRNTLMYFNSEAQSRIVDRFHFALREGGHLFLGKAEMLLSDGERFEVANMRQRIFRRRPGESVAPYNPAPLKMDATSGAEVREAGRRRQLRDLTLETSPSATIALDPDGAIVLINAAARAQFGLTTYDLNRPFRDLEISYRPIELRSLIEQAETERHAVRVAAAERQLHDGDIQFLDIVIQPMSAADGQPVGVALTFLDTTVTTRLNNELTRTRGELEAAYDALQSTNEELETTNEELQSSIEELETTNEELQSTNEELETTNEELQSGNEELETMNEEMRIRSGELDEARNFLEGVLSSIAAGVVVLDADLRVHSWNRGAEDMWGLRSGEVRLRPFFSLDFGLPTDEVRKVVASCQTSGARSGPVDVAAVNRIGRTILCSIACSPMDGGGVVLLMEGTDRA from the coding sequence ATGACCGCGGACGATGTCGCACCGGATCCGGAGCCCGGTGGCGACCTGGAAGAGCTGCTGGTCTTCATCCGGGAATCCCGTGGCTTCGACTTCGCCGGCTACAAGCGTTCCACGCTGGGCCGGAGAATTCGCAAGAGGATGGCTGACGCCCGGATCGGGGACTACGCCGACTACCGGGACCGCTTGGAGGCCGACGCCGAGGAGTTCCGGGCCCTGTTCAACACGATCCTGATCAACGTCACCGGCTTCACCCGGGATGCCGAGGCCTGGGCCTATCTGCAGCGGGAGGTGCTGCCCGAGCTGATCGCGGCCCGCGGGGCGGACGAGGAGATCCGGGTGTGGAGCGCCGGGTGCTCCAGCGGCCAGGAGCCGTACTCCCTGGCGATCCTGTTCGCCGAGGTCCTCGGCGTCGAGGAATGCGCCCGGCGCGTCAAGATCTACGGCACGGACGTCGACGAGGAGGCGCTGCGCGAGGCGCGTAGCGGCCTGTACTCGGCCAAGGCGCTCGAGCCCCTGGCTCCGGAACTGCGGGCCAAGTACTTCGAGCCCAACGGTTCCCAGTTCGCGTTCCGGCCCGACCTGCGCCGGCGGGTGATCTTCGGCCGGCACGACATCACCCGGGACGCGCCGATCTCCCGCCTCGACCTCCTGGTATGCCGCAATACCCTGATGTACTTCAACTCCGAGGCCCAGTCGCGGATCGTCGACCGATTCCACTTCGCCCTGCGTGAGGGCGGCCACCTGTTCCTGGGCAAGGCCGAGATGCTGCTGTCCGACGGCGAGCGCTTCGAGGTCGCCAACATGCGCCAGCGGATCTTCCGGCGCCGCCCGGGGGAATCGGTCGCGCCCTACAATCCGGCGCCGCTGAAGATGGACGCCACCAGCGGCGCGGAGGTCCGGGAGGCCGGGCGCAGGCGCCAACTGCGCGACCTGACCCTGGAGACCTCCCCGAGCGCCACCATCGCGCTCGACCCCGATGGCGCGATCGTCCTGATCAATGCCGCCGCTCGGGCCCAGTTCGGCCTGACCACGTACGACCTGAACCGGCCGTTTCGGGATCTGGAGATCTCCTACCGGCCGATCGAGCTGCGCTCGCTGATCGAGCAGGCCGAAACCGAGCGCCACGCCGTCCGGGTTGCCGCGGCCGAACGGCAGTTGCACGACGGTGACATCCAGTTCCTGGACATCGTCATCCAGCCGATGTCCGCCGCCGACGGCCAGCCGGTCGGGGTCGCGCTGACGTTCCTGGACACCACGGTCACGACGAGGCTGAACAACGAGCTCACCCGCACCCGGGGGGAGCTGGAGGCGGCTTACGACGCGTTGCAGTCCACGAACGAGGAGTTGGAGACCACGAATGAGGAGCTCCAGTCCAGTATCGAGGAGTTGGAGACCACGAATGAGGAACTCCAGTCGACGAATGAGGAGCTGGAGACCACCAACGAGGAGCTCCAGTCCGGCAACGAGGAACTGGAGACCATGAACGAGGAGATGCGGATCCGCTCCGGGGAACTGGATGAGGCCCGCAATTTCCTGGAGGGCGTGCTCTCCAGCATCGCGGCCGGCGTGGTGGTGCTGGACGCGGATCTGCGAGTGCACAGCTGGAACCGGGGCGCGGAAGACATGTGGGGGCTGCGCTCCGGCGAGGTCCGCCTGCGGCCGTTCTTCTCCCTGGACTTCGGCCTGCCGACCGACGAGGTGCGCAAGGTCGTCGCGAGCTGCCAGACGAGTGGGGCCCGGTCCGGGCCGGTGGACGTCGCCGCCGTCAACCGCATCGGCCGCACCATCCTGTGTTCGATCGCTTGTTCCCCGATGGACGGCGGCGGCGTCGTCCTGCTGATGGAGGGCACCGACCGCGCCTGA
- a CDS encoding chemotaxis protein CheB — translation MSEQVAREVSRPDGPEARYGVVAVASSAGGITALGVLLGALPVGFPVPVLVVQHLDPRHETVIAHVLGRSTQLPVKLAEVGELARPGTIYVAPPNQHLLVGAAGLLALSDSELVHFVRPSADLLFESMAGAYGARAIACVLTGTGKDGAMGVTAVKSRGGTVIAEDPGSADFAGMPQAAVETGVVDFVLPLEEIAQVIRDLVGSAGQ, via the coding sequence GTGAGCGAGCAGGTGGCGCGGGAGGTATCCCGGCCCGACGGGCCGGAGGCGCGGTACGGGGTGGTCGCGGTGGCCTCGTCGGCCGGCGGTATCACCGCGCTGGGGGTGCTGCTCGGTGCGTTGCCGGTCGGGTTCCCGGTCCCGGTGCTGGTGGTGCAGCACCTTGATCCGCGGCACGAGACCGTCATCGCCCACGTGCTGGGGCGCAGCACGCAGTTGCCGGTCAAGCTTGCCGAGGTGGGCGAGCTGGCCCGCCCCGGCACCATCTATGTAGCCCCTCCCAACCAGCACCTGTTGGTCGGCGCGGCGGGGCTGTTGGCGTTGTCGGACAGCGAACTGGTGCATTTCGTGCGTCCGTCGGCGGATTTGCTGTTCGAGTCGATGGCGGGCGCCTACGGTGCGCGGGCGATCGCCTGCGTGCTGACCGGAACCGGCAAGGACGGTGCGATGGGAGTGACCGCGGTCAAGTCCCGCGGCGGCACCGTCATCGCCGAGGACCCGGGATCGGCGGATTTCGCCGGTATGCCGCAGGCGGCCGTGGAGACTGGTGTGGTCGACTTCGTGCTTCCGCTCGAGGAGATCGCCCAGGTCATCCGCGATCTGGTCGGATCGGCGGGCCAATGA